Part of the Spea bombifrons isolate aSpeBom1 chromosome 3, aSpeBom1.2.pri, whole genome shotgun sequence genome, GTCAGATTACTCAATGACATTCGGCACCATCAGTGGGCATCTCAATCAACTAGCTGAGACTGGACACTGATGATCACACATTCTGCCTTCTAAACATTAAAGGGGATCAAGTTAATATTAAAACAACCAGACTTGACAAAACTGCAGGAGCAGTGTTGTCAGTCCCTATGAGAATGCAGCATGTATCTTACAAAGTAAATGCTGCTTTCTCAAAAACATCAGATAAATATCGTACAGTATGGCGAAGGCATAGATCAATCTCCCGATTATACCTGTGTTGATACATCTATTGTTTATAGTTTATTCACAGTttagtgctttttttaaatttagaatgTATTATAAAATCCTTGGCAGATTACACTGTTAGCCACTTGAGACCTGCAATACAGGGGGATTCATCAGCAAGGTAGGAGGAACTATTTATCTTCCCTTGGATGAGTCCTCATGAGATTCcagctaaaataataaaatggtcaTCATTGTACCTCTTCTTTCTTGCCTATGCGAAAATCTCCAAGACATTTTTAAGATATTGACCATTCTGTATTGTAAGTATTGCTTGCACATCTGGCTAGATTGTTTACACAATGTGACTGCCTTGACACATTAGTCTGTATTTCTGTATGAATAATTTAAGTGCACAATGATTTCTTTACCCTTAAAAAGTATACCTTTTTTCTTCCCTAAATTTTGACATTAAATACCTATTTATACACAGGGCTTATATTTGTAAATTCTACCTTCCATTTGCCAACACCTTGCAATCTTTAAAAGTAGAATACTGGGACATGACATTGTATCCCCGTGTGACATCTCCAAATGGCTCATGGTTAccactgcccacaaaagcaggacagtagGGCAAATCAGGGGGGCACGGGAATCAGACTTAAAAAGGAACATTTGAGACTTATGGTAAAATGAGGATTGTGAAAATGCAGCATCATTGGAAATAGCCCATACCAATAccaatacagtaaataaaatcaGAATTATTTTAGTGGTAGCACTTTATAGGATCAGTCAAAATCAAAACAGCAGACAAGCAAACGGTGCCTAGAACAGCAAGAGAACAGATAACCCCTTAGGAAAGTGGATGGTTCCACAttcaatttataaatacattagttGATTCACAAGTTTCCAAGAAATATAACCTTCTTGTTTGTCATTTCAGAAGTTCTGCTTAATCCTTTTATCGTACAAAGATATCCTGAAGTTCGGATGGACAAGCCAGAAAATCTGGTATGTTCTCAATATGGAAACGCTTCATTTTCTTGTCCAAACGACAGGACTCTTTCTGTGCGTCTTGCTATGTACACCTTCATTTGTGGTTCCATAAGTATAACAATCTTTGGCAATTTAGGTATAATCATTTCTATTACTCATTTCAAGGAACTACACTCACCAACTAACTTTCTCATTCTTTCCATGGCCGCTACAGACTTTCTCTTGGGTCTCATCATAATGCCATATAGCATGGTGAGATCAGTGGAACGGTGCTGGTACTTCGGAAGTTTGTTTTGCAAAATTCATTACAGCTTTGATTTGATGCTCAGTGTTATTTCCATTTTCCATTTGTGCATGATTGCCATTGACCGTTTTTATGCAGTGTGCGACCCTCTTCATTACCCGACAAAAATGACCACCTCTGTGATCAAAAAGAtggtatttttttgttggtCAGTCCCTGCTATGTTTGCATTTGGGGTTGTCATAACAAACTCACATGCTTCTGGAATAACTGGATATGAGGAACTGGTTGCATGCTTTAACTCGTGTCCAattacatttaacaaattatGGTCTTTAATTATGTTCTTTACTTGCTTTTTTGCTCCTGGGTCTGTAATGGTTGGTATTTATGCTAAAATATTTGTGGTGTCTGAAAGGCATGCAAAAATCCTAAACAATGTTACAGGGTACACGTCAAAACAAGTAGCCATTCAAATATCCAATAAAAAAGACCGCAAAGCTGCCAAGACCCTCGGCATCGTTATGGGTGTGTTTTTGTCATGTTGGCTACCGGTCTTTATAGTCATTTTAATTGACCCATTTCTAAATTTTTCTACTCCAGAAGTGTTGTTTGATACTCTTAACTGGCTTGGGTATATTAATTCCACATTCAATCCAATAATTTATGGGTTTTTCTATCCGTGGTTTAGAAAAGCtttgaaatatattgttttgggTAAGATTTTTAACCGAGACTCAAGCATAGCAAATATATCAGAGATTAATTGAAAGCAAACAATACTGTACatacttaaataaaatgtgtgtttcaTCTATGTTTATGGATGAGGGAACCCGTGCTGTaggtaagaaataaaaaaaaagaatatgtctTGTGTCAGTTAAGTTTATGAATAAGGGAAAACGtgtaacaggttttttttttttatctagaagtaaaaatgaaaaagaggaatctgaaaatgaaaaaaaagctctAGGTTTTAATGTACAAAGTACCctcagtaaataaatatatttactccTGCTCTTACACAAGGCTGTccctacacacacataaattcaTACTGTTGCccatacgcacacacatattcatgctTGCTCTTACATACATCCTATCATGCCCTTGACCTTACGCTAccagcttttttctttttgtatcactcttttatttttctctaaacCTTtccatttcaattattttttttccttttctctcaAACATTTtcccccttctctctttctccctacCTGAGTTAACCCTGAGTGGTTCTGTGGTGGGAGCTAGAGGTCCATTCATACACACCTTCGATTCTTCCTTGCACTGAACCAGAGGACACCACAAGGGACCAATGAattaaaggtctgtatgaacAGACGTCACACTGCCTTTATTTTAATCCGTTTGGAAGGAGATCACTAATCCTACTCCTCTAGCCTCTTACAGTTCAGTCCGCCTCTGAAAAACCACCTGCAGGGGATGGACGCCACAAATTGCGATGACACCTGTGTCTGTGTACGGACACTTTGCTTTGAGTTAAAATAAACAGCCCTTTTACAGCATGGACTCTGGAGAGCTACTAGCTTAGACACGAGTAGAAATATACAGAAGCATTTTGAGTGTCTAGAAGCTGGTAATAATTTTGAACAGCATTTTTCtgttaataaaaactaaatattaagCACATCCTTGAAATGCTTTATcttatgaatatattattaatatcaaaTTGTGTTACAAGCTGCAATGCAATGAGGAAAAATATCCTTTGGAGTGAATAATCTTTTACTGACTGTCAGACTAACATTGCGGCATGTACCTTGATCCAGTTACGGCTCTGTTGTGGTATATATACCGATCAGCTTTCACCTAGAAATTCCCCTTTAAATCTTGAATGCATGATTTTTGTCAGTTgctgttaattcatataaacgATATATGGCATTTATTTCCTAGTctctttattaatacatttcttttggTATGAATGTATTTCATAAGATCTATAATGCATACCGAAGAAAATGTTTGGCCATGAACAGAAAGTGAATGCATGTTTTCATAatgaatgtattaaatataaacaaaagataaataaatgtattaaatatagcCTTAAGAAATAATGTATCTTATAGGAATCAATTTAATCCTAGTATGATATTggcaaatttaaaaacacaaagggGATTGCGGTTCCAAAAGATTGCCTGGAGTTAGCAGTTTCTTCTTGGTTTTCACAGCATATTTGCCATTTCACACAATAATCATTATACATCATCTTCTAtggatatattaaaataatactatAGTTTACGGCCCTTCAGAACACTTCACTATTCtggtttttatattaaaagcaTATGTTCATGAAGCACACATAAATGGTGGGAACAGTTTACAATATGTGTGACATAAAAGCAAACATAATTTTCAAACTGAATGTTGGAGATCCAGTAGACTAAATCTAAAATGTTCACAAACTGTTCTATAGTTTCAGGAACAACAGAGTTTGAACTAGAGACTTTGAGCATGGGAGGTTGTCTACCTGCCCATGAAACCACCAGGAGGGTTtcactgcccccatgtcctctGGGCTCCTGGACCAGTTTCTGTCACACAACTCATTCATCTACAATTAGTGGCCTTTaaaaagtatcatgttttacccACAGTGCAGGAACACTGTATCCTGGTCCCTGGCTACTAAACTGTGTTTATCTTCTAGTTTTTGTACCTCTTCTGCTTACCTGTTTATGATTCCTAGTAGTGTTTTTGGCCACACTGTCGTCTTGACCATTTGATACCTTTTCTGAGTTTCATTATTACCTGGGTACAGATTCTGCCCTGGACCTTTTGTATGTTCCAGCCTAGCCTTGTGGTACAGTGCTCTGGCACCTCTACTCATATGTGACATTAGTTAGTATTACTATGATCTCTCATCTTTAGCCTGGTGTCTCTTCTACCTGTTACCAGGTCAAATTTAGAGACTTGACAGTGACACCTGTCTGCAACCCTTTGCTTCAAACTTTTCTAGTTCACCTGCAGATGGTGCCTGAGGGGAAGGCTCAGGTAGCAGCAGATAACCTCCATCAATCAGATAATTTAAAACAGCTGCCTCTAGTTTGAGATTCAGAAATCCAACTCCCCTGAGTAGAGGTATAACATCCTTGGATCCTTACACGGAGACCCCAACTTGGTCTTACACTCCCAGCCATGACATACACATACTGAAGTTTCCTTGTCAAGATCATTATCTTGTTCAGGGAGTTGGGCAGAtggtttaaattaaataagcttttttaaatgttgttttttttttttttttttttttacacaatttccATTTACTAATTGACTATTAATATGAAACAATATAATGCTTTataaaaagc contains:
- the LOC128483947 gene encoding trace amine-associated receptor 3-like; translation: MYTFICGSISITIFGNLGIIISITHFKELHSPTNFLILSMAATDFLLGLIIMPYSMVRSVERCWYFGSLFCKIHYSFDLMLSVISIFHLCMIAIDRFYAVCDPLHYPTKMTTSVIKKMVFFCWSVPAMFAFGVVITNSHASGITGYEELVACFNSCPITFNKLWSLIMFFTCFFAPGSVMVGIYAKIFVVSERHAKILNNVTGYTSKQVAIQISNKKDRKAAKTLGIVMGVFLSCWLPVFIVILIDPFLNFSTPEVLFDTLNWLGYINSTFNPIIYGFFYPWFRKALKYIVLGKIFNRDSSIANISEIN